In Rissa tridactyla isolate bRisTri1 chromosome 8, bRisTri1.patW.cur.20221130, whole genome shotgun sequence, one genomic interval encodes:
- the TOP3A gene encoding DNA topoisomerase 3-alpha isoform X1 has protein sequence MNFQAKLFASCRVRMLPPPWRLFSRAAEDMALQRIRKVLCVAEKNDAARGIADLLSNSRMRRREGFSKFNKIYEYDYQMFGQNVTMVMTSVSGHLLAHDFKLPFRKWHSCNPLALFDAEIEKYCPENYMDIKRTLEREVQQCQALVIWTDCDREGENIGFEIIHVCKAVKPNLQVFRARFSEITLHAVRTACENLTQPDQKTSDAVDVRQELDLRIGAAFTRFQTLRLRKIFPDILADQLISYGSCQFPTLGFVVERFKAIQAFVPEAFYKIKVTHDHEDGSVVFNWKRNRLFNHTACLVLYQMCMEDPVATVVEVGSKPKSKWRPVPLDTVELEKLASRKLKINAKETMRIAEKLYTQGFISYPRTETNIFPKELNLSALVQQQTQDPNWGAFAQRILDQGGPTPRNGTKSDQAHPPIHPTKYTANLQGNEQRLYEFIVRHFLACCSQDAKGQETTVEIDIANERFIAQGLMILARNYLEVYPYEKWSDKVIPLYQKGSRFQPTTVEMVDGETSPPLLLTEADLIALMEKHGIGTDATHAEHIETIKTRMYVGLTADQRFLPGHLGMGLVEGYDSMGYEMSKPDLRAELEADLKLICEGKKDKAAVLQQQVQKYKQVFIEAVARANKLDQALAQYFGEAAEIAEQEEVYPAMPVSVRKCPQCNNDMVLKTKKNGGFYLSCTGYPACKAAVWFPDFVLDVARDESICAVCEPHPVHRLKFKFKRGSIPPVMPLEFVGCIGGCDEMLKELLDLKYLHRSSQPASSASQQANHLQANNSFNRANGESRHMRGTTNPAPGHLLSRSSMRAPRPAPSAAPDDGNNAVVCNCGNEALLLTVRKEGPNQGRQFYKCSASTCNFFLWADQQSEDRSNVAPQGSALPQPFAGRGPAGFQRPGGGRGPELFGSNSSDAGGGTVCNCDQPAVTRTVQKDGPNKGRQFHSCSKPREQQCGFFQWADENVAPGPSGDVSLNHFGSSGYSRGVGSKAKRPSGLSSEATAKKPRTCSICHQPGHTRKTCPQNH, from the exons ATGAACTTTCAAGCGAAGCTCTTCGCTAGCTGCAGGGTCAGGATGCTGCCCCCGCCCTGGCGTCTCTTCTCCCGGGCTGCGGAGGATATGGCACTGCAGAGGATCCGGAAAGTCCTGTGCGTGGCCGAGAAGAACGATGCTGCCCGAGGGATTGCAGATCTGCTCTCCAACAGCAGAATGCGACGG cGAGAAGGGTTTTCCAAGTTCAACAAGATCTATGAATACGACTACCAGATGTTTGGCCAG AACGTTACTATGGTGATGACGTCCGTGTCAGGACACTTACTGGCTCACGATTTTAAGCTGCCGTTTCGCAAATG GCATAGCTGCAACCCTCTAGCTCTTTTTGATGCTGAAATTGAGAAGTATTGCCCTGAAAATTACATGGATATCAAG AGAACCCTTGAACGAGAAGTCCAGCAGTGCCAAGCTCTGGTAATCTGGACTGACTGTGATCGAGAAGGAGAGAACATTGGCTTTGAGATAATTCACGTTTGCAAAGCTG TAAAGCCAAACCTCCAGGTTTTCCGAGCCCGTTTTTCAGAGATTACGCTTCATGCTGTCAGAACAGCCTGCGAGAACCTCACCCAACCAGATCAAAAAACGAGTGATGCAGTTGACGTCAGGCAGGAGCTGGACCTCAGGATTG GTGCTGCCTTTACCAGATTCCAGACACTGAGGCTCCGGAAGATCTTCCCTGATATTTTAGCAGATCAGCTGATCAGCTATGGTAGCTGCCAGTTCCCAACGCTGGGGTTTGTAGTGGAACGCTTTAAAGCCATCCAAGCCTTTGTTCCTGAAGCCTTCTATAAAATAAAAG TGACACATGATCATGAAGACGGCAGTGTGGTCTTCAACTGGAAGAGGAACCGGCTCTTCAATCACACAGCATGCCTGGTCCTTTACCAGATGTGTATGGAG GATCCGGTAGCAACTGTTGTTGAGGTTGGGAGCAAGCCAAAAAGCAAATGGAGGCCCGTGCCCCTGGACACTGTG GAACTTGAGAAGTTGGCTTCCCGCAAACTGAAAATAAACGCAAAGGAAACCATGAGAATAGCAGAAAAACTCTATACTCAAGG GTTCATTAGCTACCCCCGAACTGAGACCAACATTTTCCCCAAGGAGCTGAACCTCTCTGCCTTAGTGCAACAGCAAACACAGGACCCAAACTGGGGGGCATTTGCACAGAGGATTTTGGATCAGGGTGGGCCAACCCCTCGGAACGGAACCAAATCAGATCAGGCTCACCCTCCCATTCACCCCACAAAATACACTGCTAACCTGCAG GGCAATGAGCAGAGACTATACGAATTCATCGTGCGCCATTTTTTGGCTTGCTGCTCTCAAGATGCCAAGGGACAGGAAACAACTGTGGAGATTGACATTGCTAATGAGCGATTCATTGCTCAAGGACTAATGATCCTGGCCCGAAATTATCTGGAAGTCTATCCTTATGAGAAGTGGAGCGATAAG GTTATCCCACTGTATCAGAAAGGGTCTCGCTTTCAGCCCACTACAGTGGAGATGGTGGATGGGGAAACCAGCCCTCCATTGCTCCTCACAGAAGCGGATCTGATTGCTCTCATGGAGAAACATGGCATTG GGACTGATGCCACTCACGCTGAGCACATTGAGACAATTAAGACGCGGATGTACGTGGGCCTTACCGCAGATCAGCGGTTCCTCCCAGGCCACCTGGGCATGGGGCTGGTTGAAG GCTACGATTCCATGGGCTACGAGATGTCCAAGCCTGACCTTCGAGCTGAGCTGGAAGCTGATCTGAAACTGATCTGTGAAGGGAAGAAAGACAAAGCTGCAGTGTTGCAGCAGCAGGTCCAAAAGTACAAGCAAGTCTTCATCGAAGCTGTGGCCAGAGCCAACAA GTTGGACCAGGCCTTGGCTCAGTATTTTGGAGAAGCTGCAGAAATTGCAGAGCAAGAGGAGGTCTACCCGGCAATGCCCGTTTCTGTTCGGAAGTGTCCACAGTGCAACAACGACATGGTCCTGAAGACCAAGAAGAACGGCGG GTTCTACCTCAGCTGCACGGGCTATCCGGCTTGTAAAGCTGCAGTCTGGTTTCCTGATTTCGTGCTGGACGTGGCCAGGGACGAGAGCATCTGCGCTGTGTGTGAACCGCATCCAGTTCACAG acTGAAGTTTAAGTTCAAGAGAGGCAGTATTCCACCCGTGATGCCCCTGGAGTTTGTTGGCTGCATCGGAGGCTGTGATGAGATGCTAAAAGAGCTCTTGGACCTCAAGTATTTACACAGGTCATCCCAACCCGCCTCGTCAGCCAGCCAGCAAGCTAATCACTTGCAGGCCAACAACTCCTTTAACAGAGCTAATGGTGAAAGCAGGCACATGAGGGGGACCACAAACCCAGCGCCAGGACATCTACTCTCCCGGAGCTCAATGAGAGCACCCAGGCctgctccttcagctgctccagATGACGGGAACAACGCAGTGGTGTGCAACTGCGGGAACGAAGCCCTGCTGTTAACTGTGCGCAAAGAAGGGCCCAATCAAGGCAGGCAGTTTTACAAATGCAGCGCCAGCACCTGCAACTTCTTTCTCTGGGCTGATCAGCAGTCAGAGGACAGAAGCAACGTGGCTCcgcagggctctgccctgccccagccctttgCAGGAAGGGGCCCAGCAGGATTTCAGcggccaggaggagggagaggcccAGAGCTCTTTGGAAGCAACAGCTCCGATGCAGGAGGCGGCACAGTCTGCAATTGCGACCAGCCAGCCGTCACGCGCACTGTCCAAAAGGACGGGCCCAACAAAGGGCGGCAGTTCCACAGCTGCTCTAAACCCCGCGAGCAGCAGTGCGGCTTCTTCCAGTGGGCAGATGAAAACGTGGCACCAG gGCCTTCTGGAGATGTCTCTTTAAACCACTTTGGCAGCAGTGGATACTCAAGAGGAGTGGGAAGCAAAGCCAAGAGACCAAGCGGTCTCTCCTCAGAAGCCACTGCCAAGAAACCACGGACCTGTAGCATTTGCCACCAGCCTGGCCACACTAGGAAAACCTGCCCTCAAAACCACTGA
- the TOP3A gene encoding DNA topoisomerase 3-alpha isoform X2: MNFQAKLFASCRVRMLPPPWRLFSRAAEDMALQRIRKVLCVAEKNDAARGIADLLSNSRMRRNVTMVMTSVSGHLLAHDFKLPFRKWHSCNPLALFDAEIEKYCPENYMDIKRTLEREVQQCQALVIWTDCDREGENIGFEIIHVCKAVKPNLQVFRARFSEITLHAVRTACENLTQPDQKTSDAVDVRQELDLRIGAAFTRFQTLRLRKIFPDILADQLISYGSCQFPTLGFVVERFKAIQAFVPEAFYKIKVTHDHEDGSVVFNWKRNRLFNHTACLVLYQMCMEDPVATVVEVGSKPKSKWRPVPLDTVELEKLASRKLKINAKETMRIAEKLYTQGFISYPRTETNIFPKELNLSALVQQQTQDPNWGAFAQRILDQGGPTPRNGTKSDQAHPPIHPTKYTANLQGNEQRLYEFIVRHFLACCSQDAKGQETTVEIDIANERFIAQGLMILARNYLEVYPYEKWSDKVIPLYQKGSRFQPTTVEMVDGETSPPLLLTEADLIALMEKHGIGTDATHAEHIETIKTRMYVGLTADQRFLPGHLGMGLVEGYDSMGYEMSKPDLRAELEADLKLICEGKKDKAAVLQQQVQKYKQVFIEAVARANKLDQALAQYFGEAAEIAEQEEVYPAMPVSVRKCPQCNNDMVLKTKKNGGFYLSCTGYPACKAAVWFPDFVLDVARDESICAVCEPHPVHRLKFKFKRGSIPPVMPLEFVGCIGGCDEMLKELLDLKYLHRSSQPASSASQQANHLQANNSFNRANGESRHMRGTTNPAPGHLLSRSSMRAPRPAPSAAPDDGNNAVVCNCGNEALLLTVRKEGPNQGRQFYKCSASTCNFFLWADQQSEDRSNVAPQGSALPQPFAGRGPAGFQRPGGGRGPELFGSNSSDAGGGTVCNCDQPAVTRTVQKDGPNKGRQFHSCSKPREQQCGFFQWADENVAPGPSGDVSLNHFGSSGYSRGVGSKAKRPSGLSSEATAKKPRTCSICHQPGHTRKTCPQNH, from the exons ATGAACTTTCAAGCGAAGCTCTTCGCTAGCTGCAGGGTCAGGATGCTGCCCCCGCCCTGGCGTCTCTTCTCCCGGGCTGCGGAGGATATGGCACTGCAGAGGATCCGGAAAGTCCTGTGCGTGGCCGAGAAGAACGATGCTGCCCGAGGGATTGCAGATCTGCTCTCCAACAGCAGAATGCGACGG AACGTTACTATGGTGATGACGTCCGTGTCAGGACACTTACTGGCTCACGATTTTAAGCTGCCGTTTCGCAAATG GCATAGCTGCAACCCTCTAGCTCTTTTTGATGCTGAAATTGAGAAGTATTGCCCTGAAAATTACATGGATATCAAG AGAACCCTTGAACGAGAAGTCCAGCAGTGCCAAGCTCTGGTAATCTGGACTGACTGTGATCGAGAAGGAGAGAACATTGGCTTTGAGATAATTCACGTTTGCAAAGCTG TAAAGCCAAACCTCCAGGTTTTCCGAGCCCGTTTTTCAGAGATTACGCTTCATGCTGTCAGAACAGCCTGCGAGAACCTCACCCAACCAGATCAAAAAACGAGTGATGCAGTTGACGTCAGGCAGGAGCTGGACCTCAGGATTG GTGCTGCCTTTACCAGATTCCAGACACTGAGGCTCCGGAAGATCTTCCCTGATATTTTAGCAGATCAGCTGATCAGCTATGGTAGCTGCCAGTTCCCAACGCTGGGGTTTGTAGTGGAACGCTTTAAAGCCATCCAAGCCTTTGTTCCTGAAGCCTTCTATAAAATAAAAG TGACACATGATCATGAAGACGGCAGTGTGGTCTTCAACTGGAAGAGGAACCGGCTCTTCAATCACACAGCATGCCTGGTCCTTTACCAGATGTGTATGGAG GATCCGGTAGCAACTGTTGTTGAGGTTGGGAGCAAGCCAAAAAGCAAATGGAGGCCCGTGCCCCTGGACACTGTG GAACTTGAGAAGTTGGCTTCCCGCAAACTGAAAATAAACGCAAAGGAAACCATGAGAATAGCAGAAAAACTCTATACTCAAGG GTTCATTAGCTACCCCCGAACTGAGACCAACATTTTCCCCAAGGAGCTGAACCTCTCTGCCTTAGTGCAACAGCAAACACAGGACCCAAACTGGGGGGCATTTGCACAGAGGATTTTGGATCAGGGTGGGCCAACCCCTCGGAACGGAACCAAATCAGATCAGGCTCACCCTCCCATTCACCCCACAAAATACACTGCTAACCTGCAG GGCAATGAGCAGAGACTATACGAATTCATCGTGCGCCATTTTTTGGCTTGCTGCTCTCAAGATGCCAAGGGACAGGAAACAACTGTGGAGATTGACATTGCTAATGAGCGATTCATTGCTCAAGGACTAATGATCCTGGCCCGAAATTATCTGGAAGTCTATCCTTATGAGAAGTGGAGCGATAAG GTTATCCCACTGTATCAGAAAGGGTCTCGCTTTCAGCCCACTACAGTGGAGATGGTGGATGGGGAAACCAGCCCTCCATTGCTCCTCACAGAAGCGGATCTGATTGCTCTCATGGAGAAACATGGCATTG GGACTGATGCCACTCACGCTGAGCACATTGAGACAATTAAGACGCGGATGTACGTGGGCCTTACCGCAGATCAGCGGTTCCTCCCAGGCCACCTGGGCATGGGGCTGGTTGAAG GCTACGATTCCATGGGCTACGAGATGTCCAAGCCTGACCTTCGAGCTGAGCTGGAAGCTGATCTGAAACTGATCTGTGAAGGGAAGAAAGACAAAGCTGCAGTGTTGCAGCAGCAGGTCCAAAAGTACAAGCAAGTCTTCATCGAAGCTGTGGCCAGAGCCAACAA GTTGGACCAGGCCTTGGCTCAGTATTTTGGAGAAGCTGCAGAAATTGCAGAGCAAGAGGAGGTCTACCCGGCAATGCCCGTTTCTGTTCGGAAGTGTCCACAGTGCAACAACGACATGGTCCTGAAGACCAAGAAGAACGGCGG GTTCTACCTCAGCTGCACGGGCTATCCGGCTTGTAAAGCTGCAGTCTGGTTTCCTGATTTCGTGCTGGACGTGGCCAGGGACGAGAGCATCTGCGCTGTGTGTGAACCGCATCCAGTTCACAG acTGAAGTTTAAGTTCAAGAGAGGCAGTATTCCACCCGTGATGCCCCTGGAGTTTGTTGGCTGCATCGGAGGCTGTGATGAGATGCTAAAAGAGCTCTTGGACCTCAAGTATTTACACAGGTCATCCCAACCCGCCTCGTCAGCCAGCCAGCAAGCTAATCACTTGCAGGCCAACAACTCCTTTAACAGAGCTAATGGTGAAAGCAGGCACATGAGGGGGACCACAAACCCAGCGCCAGGACATCTACTCTCCCGGAGCTCAATGAGAGCACCCAGGCctgctccttcagctgctccagATGACGGGAACAACGCAGTGGTGTGCAACTGCGGGAACGAAGCCCTGCTGTTAACTGTGCGCAAAGAAGGGCCCAATCAAGGCAGGCAGTTTTACAAATGCAGCGCCAGCACCTGCAACTTCTTTCTCTGGGCTGATCAGCAGTCAGAGGACAGAAGCAACGTGGCTCcgcagggctctgccctgccccagccctttgCAGGAAGGGGCCCAGCAGGATTTCAGcggccaggaggagggagaggcccAGAGCTCTTTGGAAGCAACAGCTCCGATGCAGGAGGCGGCACAGTCTGCAATTGCGACCAGCCAGCCGTCACGCGCACTGTCCAAAAGGACGGGCCCAACAAAGGGCGGCAGTTCCACAGCTGCTCTAAACCCCGCGAGCAGCAGTGCGGCTTCTTCCAGTGGGCAGATGAAAACGTGGCACCAG gGCCTTCTGGAGATGTCTCTTTAAACCACTTTGGCAGCAGTGGATACTCAAGAGGAGTGGGAAGCAAAGCCAAGAGACCAAGCGGTCTCTCCTCAGAAGCCACTGCCAAGAAACCACGGACCTGTAGCATTTGCCACCAGCCTGGCCACACTAGGAAAACCTGCCCTCAAAACCACTGA
- the SMCR8 gene encoding guanine nucleotide exchange protein SMCR8 — MISAPDVVAFTREEELEDELCSEPPLPEEYSVPLFPFASHGANPWAKVASSKFTRDFILISEFSEQVGPQPLLTIPDDAKVSGTFDLNYFSLRIMSVDYQASFVGHPPGSAYPKLNFVEDSKVVLGDSKEGAFAYVHHLTLYDLEARGFVRPFCMAYISADEHKIMQQFQELSAEFSKASECLKTGNRKAFANELEKKLKDLDYTRTVLHNETEIQKKANDKGYYTTQAIEKANELASVEKSIIEHQDLLKQIRSYPYRKLKRSDFHPYEPEGALDQANAGCDQDLTTSDLADPGETQLYAHVPSYTPKLIKAKSAKCFDKKLKTLEELCDIYFFTQTLDQLHQIERTFRGDVCYLLTDQISRALLKQQSVTNFLFEDVSFLDEKPPEKQYRGCQGLSQDAVDRKCSEESPAPKVVISLGSYKSSVECVPIKMEQEIEDPEEPKMTESIMFEHQENLDYLDADIKGSISSGESIEVLGTEKSASGLTKSESQASLPVSPSPQVGRSKVGSRRTVSEDSIEVLSTCPSESLIPEDFKASYPSAINEEPYVDDEEGGLHFTPKLNPDNADEQEDISKRENLVQVDSACCIGKESPNFLEPLPDLGQKPCNEDGVVRIPPQPYRQVEPGLRGSFGSFPSHDGISGGLLPYELDSRYLTGSREVSKSSLDECSDSTSYISSAASTCSDRTPSPAHLACQASERHKKKAGQNALRFIRQYPFAHPAIYSLLSGRTLIVLGEEEAIVKKLVTALSIFVPNCGIYAKPVKHWVTSPLHVVDFQKWKLIGLQRMVSPAGVNMLHTLSRYSRYVSILDADSKTLRCPLYKGTLVSRLADHRTQIKRGSTYYMHVQSILTQLCSKAFLFTFCHHLHLPISEREPEESVVNRRMNFLKLQLGLANEDIKIVQYLAELLKLQYIQEPGQGVNPLLRFDYVPSFLYKI; from the exons ATGATCAGCGCCCCTGATGTGGTGGCCTTCACcagggaggaggagctggaggatgAGCTGTGCAGCGAGCCCCCCCTGCCCGAGGAGTACTCGGTGCCGCTCTTCCCCTTCGCCAGCCACGGCGCCAACCCCTGGGCCAAGGTCGCCAGCTCCAAGTTCACCCGGGACTTCATCCTCATCTCTGAGTTCTCGGAGCAAGTGGGGCCCCAGCCCCTCCTGACCATCCCCGATGACGCCAAAGTGTCGGGCACTTTCGATCTCAATTATTTCTCCCTTCGGATCATGTCTGTGGATTACCAGGCTTCCTTCGTGGGGCACCCTCCCGGCTCCGCCTACCCAAAGCTGAACTTTGTGGAGGACTCCAAAGTGGTGCTGGGGGACTCGAAGGAAGGGGCCTTCGCGTACGTGCACCATTTGACTCTCTATGACCTCGAAGCCAGGGGTTTCGTGAGGCCCTTCTGCATGGCCTACATTTCTGCCGACGAGCACAAAATCATGCAGCAGTTTCAGGAACTCTCTGCAGAGTTCTCCAAAGCCTCCGAATGCCTAAAGACGGGGAACAGGAAGGCTTTTGCTAatgaactggaaaagaaactgaaagatcTTGACTACACCAGGACTGTCCTGCACAACGAAACTGAgatacagaagaaagcaaacgACAAAGGTTATTACACAACCCAAGCCATCGAGAAGGCCAATGAGCTGGCCAGTGTGGAAAAGTCTATCATCGAGCACCAAGATCTGCTGAAACAAATCAGGTCATATCCCTATAGGAAGCTGAAGAGGTCCGACTTCCACCCCTATGAGCCAGAGGGTGCGCTGGATCAGGCCAACGCAGGCTGCGACCAGGACCTGACTACCTCTGACCTTGCTGATCCTGGTGAAACGCAACTTTATGCCCATGTGCCATCCTATACACCCAAGCTCATCAAAGCGAAGTCTGCCAAATGCTTTGACAAGAAGCTGAAGACGCTGGAGGAGCTCTGcgatatttattttttcacccaAACCCTTGACCAGTTGCATCAGATCGAGAGGACTTTCAGAGGTGATGTGTGCTACCTCCTGACAGACCAGATCAGCAGGGCGCTCTTAAAGCAACAAAGCGTAACTAACTTCCTCTTTGAGGATGTGTCTTTTCTGGATGAAAAACCACCTGAAAAACAGTACAGAGGCTGCCAGGGGCTCAGTCAAGATGCCGTCGATAGAAAGTGCTCAGAAGAGTCTCCTGCTCCTAAAGTGGTCATCAGCCTGGGATCCTACAAGTCCAGCGTGGAGTGTGTGCCCATCAAGATGGAACAGGAAATCGAGGACCCCGAAGAACCCAAAATGACTGAGTCCATCATGTTTGAACACCAGGAGAACCTGGACTATCTCGATGCAGATATTAAAGGCAGCATCAGTAGTGGTGAGAGCATCGAGGTTCTTGGAACAGAGAAGTCTGCATCTGGCTTGACAAAATCGGAGAGCCAGGCCAGCCTACCTGTCAGCCCCAGTCCCCAGGTGGGCAGGAGCAAGGTGGGCAGCCGGCGGACCGTCAGTGAGGACAGCATCGAGGTTCTCAGCACATGTCCCTCCGAGTCGCTCATCCCGGAAGATTTCAAAGCAAGCTACCCAAGTGCCATTAACGAGGAACCTTACGTGGATGATGAAGAGGGAGGCCTTCATTTCACCCCCAAACTAAATCCGGACAACGCCGACGAGCAGGAAGACATTTCAAAACGGGAAAACTTAGTGCAGGTTGATTCTGCCTGTTGTATCGGGAAGGAGAGTCCCAACTTCCTTGAGCCTCTGCCTGACCTGGGACAGAAACCCTGCAATGAGGATGGGGTGGTCAGGATTCCCCCGCAGCCGTACCGGCAGGTCGAGCCGGGGCTGCGTGGCAGCTTCGGGAGCTTCCCCTCCCATGACGGCATCTCGGGGGGGCTCCTTCCCTACGAGCTTGACTCGCGCTACCTGACAGGCAGCAGGGAGGTCAGTAAGAGCAGTCTGGACGAGTGCTCGGACTCCACGAGCTATATCAGCAGCGCCGCCTCCACGTGCTCTGACAGGACCCCTTCTCCTGCTCACCTCGCCTGTCAGGCGagcgaaaggcacaaaaaaaagGCTGGCCAGAACGCGCTGCGGTTCATCAGGCAGTACCCCTTCGCTCACCCCGCCATCTACTCCCTGCTCAGCGGGAGGACCCTCATCgtgctgggggaagaggaagCCATAGTCAAAAAGCTTGTGACGGCGCTCTCCATTTTCGTGCCGAACTGCGGCATTTACGCCAAGCCCGTGAAGCACTGGGTCACTTCCCCTCTGCACGTTGTGGATTTCCAGAAGTGGAAGCTGATCGGACTCCAGAG GATGGTGTCACCTGCCGGGGTGAACATGCTGCACACCCTGAGCCGATACAGCCGGTACGTCAGCATTCTGGATGCCGACAGTAAGACTCTCCGCTGCCCGCTTTACAAAGGCACCTTGGTGTCCCGGCTGGCAGACCACCGCACGCAGATCAAACGAGGAAGCACCTACTATATGCACGTCCAAAGTATCCTCACCCAGCTGTGTTCAAAAGCCTTCCTCTTCACCTTCTGCCATCATTTGCACCTTCCCATCAGTGAAAGGGAACCGGAGGAATCCGTGGTGAATCGCAGGATGAACTTTTTGAAGCTTCAGCTGGGCCTCGCCAATGAAGATATCAAAATTGTACAGTAtttagctgagctgctgaagcTGCAGTACATTCAGGAACCCGGCCAGGGGGTGAACCCTCTGCTCAGATTTGACTATGTTCCCAGCTTTTTGTACAAAATCTAG